The following proteins are co-located in the Salvelinus sp. IW2-2015 linkage group LG36, ASM291031v2, whole genome shotgun sequence genome:
- the gpr18 gene encoding N-arachidonyl glycine receptor: MGVDQNLSTVVDLNTSNITMEYSSARSVEQVPTEYRITGLVFYCVIFTIGIVVNVTALWVFALTTKRRNSVSVYMINVAIVDLVFIILLPFRMVYYGQDYWPFGDIFCRVSAALTVFYPCMALWLFALISTDRYVAIIQPKHSKELKNIPKALVTCIGVWIMTLGSTVPLLFPDHDPDRSSNFTTCIKMRDIIHLRTDNPVHFTRLFFFFLVPTCIMIGCYVVIVDNLVHGRTSKLKPKVKQKSIRIIITLIVQVLVCFVPFHICLVVLLLEGGDGSDYSTWGAFTTFLMNLSTVLDIILYYIVSKQFQDRVISVILYRNYLRSVRRKSRRTHTGSVRSFSNLTSAMI, encoded by the coding sequence ATGGGAGTGGATCAGAACTTATCTACAGTAGTGGACCTGAACACATCTAATATAACCATGGAGTACAGCTCAGCCCGCTCAGTGGAACAGGTCCCTACAGAATACCGCATCACAGGCCTGGTCTTCTACTGTGTCATCTTCACCATTGGCATAGTGGTCAACGTCACCGCATTATGGGTATTTGCCTTGACCACCAAGAGGAGGAACTCCGTCTCGGTCTACATGATCAACGTGGCCATAGTGGATCTCGTCTTTATCATCCTTCTCCCCTTCCGGATGGTTTACTATGGCCAGGACTACTGGCCGTTCGGAGACATCTTCTGTCGGGTCAGCGCGGCTCTGACTGTCTTCTACCCCTGCATGGCCCTGTGGCTCTTYGCCCTGATCAGCACTGACCGCTACGTGGCCATCATCCAGCCCAAACACAGCAAGGAGCTCAAGAACATCCCCAAAGCCCTGGTAACATGCATCGGGGTGTGGATCATGACCCTGGGTAGCACTGTCCCCTTGCTCTTCCCAGACCACGACCCGGATCGCTCCTCCAACTTCACCACCTGCATCAAGATGCGTGACATCATCCACCTGCGAACGGACAACCCCGTCCACTTCACACGCCTGTTCTTCTTCTTCCTGGTGCCGACCTGTATCATGATTGGTTGCTATGTGGTCATCGTGGATAATCTCGTCCACGGACGGACTTCCAAGCTCAAGCCCAAGGTCAAGCAGAAGTCCATCAGGATCATCATCACGCTCATCGTCCAAGTGCTGGTGTGTTTCGTGCCCTTCCACATTTGTTTGGTGGTTCTGTTGCTGGAAGGTGGTGATGGTTCGGACTACAGCACGTGGGGGGCCTTTACAACATTCCTGATGAACCTGAGTACAGTTCTGGACATTATTCTTTACTACATTGTCTCCAAGCAGTTCCAAGATAGAGTGATCAGTGTGATTCTGTACAGGAACTACCTGCGTAGCGTACGGAGGAagagcagacgcacacacacaggaagtgtgAGGTCGTTCAGTAACTTGACCAGCGCCATGATCTGA